A single genomic interval of Shewanella halotolerans harbors:
- a CDS encoding N-6 DNA methylase: protein MSISSVIKSIQDIMRKDAGVDGDAQRLGQMSWLLFLKVFDAQEEELELELDDYREPIPSQYLWRNWAADSQGITGDELLEFVNDDLFQTLKNFTAPSDTNPRGFVVKEAFSDAFNYMKNGTLLRQIINKLNEIDFTDSKERHLFGDIYEQILRDLQSAGNAGEFYTPRAVTRFIVNRLDPKLGEQIMDPACGTGGFLACSFDHVKDNYVKSASDHQTLQQQIHGVEKKQLPHLLCITNMMLHGIEVPVQIKHGNTLNKPLSNWDSNINVIATNPPFGGTEEDGIEKNFPSDMQTRETADLFLQLIVEVLDKDGRAGVVLPDGTLFGEGVKTKIKKMLTEECNLHTIVRLPNGVFNPYTGIKTNILFFTKGQPTKEVWFYEHPYPEGVKNYSKTKPMKFEEFQQEIDWWGSEEDGFASRLENNQAWKVSIEEIIERNFNLDIKNPYQGEVVSHDPEELLANYQQQQQDIKALRDQLKGILGDALSSTVQDKKQGGEQ, encoded by the coding sequence ATGTCAATCAGTTCAGTTATCAAATCTATCCAAGATATTATGCGTAAAGATGCCGGTGTCGATGGCGATGCCCAGCGTCTGGGGCAAATGTCATGGTTGCTCTTCTTAAAAGTGTTTGATGCCCAGGAGGAAGAGTTAGAGCTTGAACTGGATGATTACCGAGAGCCAATCCCAAGCCAATACCTATGGCGCAATTGGGCGGCAGATAGCCAGGGTATTACCGGCGATGAACTACTTGAGTTTGTTAACGATGACCTATTCCAAACGCTGAAAAATTTTACCGCGCCAAGCGATACCAACCCTCGCGGCTTCGTAGTGAAAGAGGCCTTTAGTGATGCCTTCAACTACATGAAAAATGGCACACTGCTGCGTCAAATCATCAATAAGCTCAATGAAATTGACTTCACCGACTCTAAAGAGCGTCATCTATTTGGCGATATCTACGAGCAAATTCTGCGCGACCTGCAAAGCGCAGGTAATGCGGGGGAGTTTTATACGCCACGTGCGGTTACCCGCTTTATCGTTAATCGCCTTGATCCAAAACTGGGTGAGCAGATTATGGACCCAGCTTGCGGCACGGGTGGTTTCTTAGCTTGCTCGTTCGATCACGTTAAAGATAACTACGTGAAGAGCGCTAGCGACCATCAAACACTGCAACAGCAGATCCACGGTGTCGAGAAGAAGCAGCTTCCGCATTTACTGTGCATCACCAACATGATGCTGCACGGTATTGAAGTGCCAGTACAAATCAAGCACGGTAATACGCTAAACAAGCCGCTTTCAAACTGGGACAGCAATATCAACGTGATTGCGACTAACCCACCGTTTGGCGGCACAGAAGAGGACGGGATTGAAAAGAACTTCCCAAGCGATATGCAAACCCGCGAAACCGCCGATCTGTTCTTGCAGCTTATTGTCGAAGTATTGGATAAAGATGGTCGCGCTGGTGTGGTGTTGCCTGATGGCACCTTGTTTGGTGAAGGTGTAAAAACCAAAATCAAAAAGATGCTGACGGAAGAGTGTAACCTGCACACGATTGTTCGCTTACCTAATGGCGTGTTCAACCCATACACAGGTATTAAGACCAACATTCTGTTCTTTACCAAAGGCCAACCGACCAAAGAAGTGTGGTTCTATGAGCACCCTTACCCAGAAGGCGTGAAGAACTACAGCAAAACCAAACCGATGAAGTTTGAGGAGTTCCAGCAAGAGATCGATTGGTGGGGCAGCGAAGAAGACGGTTTTGCTAGCCGTTTAGAAAACAATCAGGCCTGGAAAGTATCAATTGAAGAGATCATCGAACGCAACTTTAACCTAGATATTAAAAATCCGTACCAAGGCGAAGTCGTCAGCCATGATCCTGAAGAGTTACTGGCGAACTATCAGCAGCAGCAGCAAGACATTAAAGCACTGCGTGACCAACTGAAAGGCATTCTCGGTGATGCACTTAGCTCTACCGTTCAAGATAAAAAGCAAGGTGGAGAACAATAA
- a CDS encoding restriction endonuclease subunit S, with protein MAVDQSPMNTLITEHIDIWTSAVKTKSTSGRGSSKKQELYGVKKLRELILELAVRGKLVPQDPSDEPASVLLERIAQEKAQLIKDKKIKRSKKLSPVAEEDLKDDLPLGWQVSRLGEFVSIIRGITFPASAKHNEPESNLIACLRTANVQTQLDWDDLIYVERSYVKREEQMLAVGDIVMSMANSRELVGKVSYTYFLPKNLDVSFGGFLSVIRPYQLDSAFLMMVLRSPSVRDELVGSSSQTTNIANISLEKLNPLVVSIPPLKEQHRIVAKVDELMALCDQLEQQTEASIEAHQVLVTTLLDSLLLSATTAEGSLTNSANAEDNVTAKSGGNVTDIKNVNAGKNFEQNWQMIADHFDTLFTTEESIEQLKQTILQLAVIGKLVPWSVDAQENELKKYLSFGPRNGFSPKEAPTETDVSVLKLGATTYGYLDLGQTKYVDIKVRDDSHLWLRKGDILIQRGNSANYVGCNCLVKMDVAGVIYPDLMMKLRTVENLNPEFLSIWLSSPKSRQFMWDRMTGTSGTMPKISKKIVESIPIIVPSTAEQALIVNRVNELMALCDRLKARLSDAQITQIHLTDAFVEQAI; from the coding sequence ATGGCTGTAGACCAATCTCCTATGAATACGCTAATTACCGAACATATTGATATTTGGACTTCAGCAGTTAAGACCAAATCGACCTCTGGACGCGGTAGCAGCAAAAAACAGGAGCTTTACGGTGTTAAGAAGTTGCGTGAGCTAATTCTAGAGTTAGCGGTGCGAGGAAAGCTTGTGCCTCAAGATCCAAGTGATGAGCCTGCTTCAGTGTTGCTTGAGCGTATTGCACAAGAAAAAGCGCAGTTAATCAAAGATAAGAAGATTAAACGTAGTAAAAAGCTATCACCCGTTGCAGAGGAAGACCTTAAAGATGATTTGCCCTTGGGCTGGCAAGTATCAAGGCTTGGTGAATTTGTATCAATTATTCGAGGTATTACTTTTCCCGCAAGTGCTAAACATAATGAACCTGAATCTAATTTAATTGCATGTTTGAGAACGGCGAATGTTCAGACCCAACTAGACTGGGATGACTTGATATATGTTGAGCGTTCTTATGTTAAGCGTGAAGAGCAAATGCTCGCAGTGGGTGATATTGTTATGTCTATGGCAAACAGTCGAGAACTAGTCGGAAAAGTATCTTACACATATTTTTTGCCGAAGAATCTCGATGTATCTTTCGGTGGGTTTCTTAGCGTAATTAGGCCATATCAATTGGACTCTGCTTTTTTGATGATGGTCTTGCGCTCTCCTAGTGTACGTGATGAATTAGTAGGAAGCTCCAGTCAAACTACAAACATAGCCAATATCTCTCTTGAGAAATTAAACCCTCTAGTTGTTTCCATTCCACCTTTAAAGGAACAACACCGCATCGTCGCCAAAGTCGATGAGTTAATGGCACTCTGCGACCAGCTAGAGCAACAAACCGAAGCCAGCATTGAAGCGCATCAGGTGTTGGTGACAACGCTGTTAGACTCTTTACTGTTGTCTGCGACAACGGCTGAGGGCTCTCTAACCAACTCTGCAAACGCAGAAGATAATGTGACCGCCAAGAGTGGCGGAAATGTCACTGATATTAAAAACGTAAATGCAGGAAAAAATTTCGAGCAAAACTGGCAGATGATTGCGGATCACTTCGATACGCTGTTCACCACAGAAGAAAGTATTGAGCAGTTAAAACAAACCATCCTGCAACTCGCAGTCATAGGCAAGTTGGTGCCATGGAGTGTAGATGCTCAAGAAAATGAGTTGAAAAAGTATTTATCTTTTGGTCCAAGAAATGGTTTTTCACCTAAAGAAGCTCCAACAGAAACTGATGTTAGTGTCTTAAAATTGGGCGCCACCACATATGGTTATCTTGATTTAGGCCAAACAAAGTATGTAGACATTAAAGTTAGGGACGATTCGCACCTTTGGCTTCGTAAAGGCGATATTTTAATTCAACGTGGTAATTCGGCTAATTACGTAGGTTGTAATTGCTTAGTAAAAATGGATGTAGCGGGTGTAATTTATCCGGATTTGATGATGAAGCTAAGGACTGTGGAAAATTTGAATCCTGAGTTTTTATCAATATGGTTATCTTCTCCAAAGTCCCGACAATTCATGTGGGACCGTATGACTGGGACATCAGGTACTATGCCGAAGATTAGCAAAAAAATAGTTGAGTCAATACCAATCATTGTCCCTTCAACTGCAGAACAAGCTCTTATAGTAAACAGAGTCAATGAGCTAATGGCGCTTTGTGACCGGCTCAAAGCCCGTTTAAGTGACGCCCAAATAACCCAGATCCACCTCACCGACGCCTTCGTCGAACAGGCTATTTAA
- a CDS encoding group I intron-associated PD-(D/E)XK endonuclease produces the protein MPIKQTKAKPETAKFYKSLSYETLAASWFQMDGWEVFFPMADHGSKTDLVISDGTTFHRIQVKSLETKKEDIMVQSQWEGADIDYVLFFSRYGQWGYITHPFSGKVKLNQNGHLRFHQNCKNFNRMFARI, from the coding sequence ATGCCTATCAAACAAACTAAAGCAAAACCCGAAACCGCTAAATTTTACAAAAGCCTTTCTTACGAAACACTCGCTGCATCTTGGTTCCAAATGGATGGCTGGGAAGTATTTTTCCCCATGGCTGACCATGGTAGTAAAACCGACTTGGTTATTTCAGATGGAACAACCTTTCATCGAATTCAGGTGAAATCTCTCGAAACAAAAAAAGAAGACATAATGGTCCAATCTCAGTGGGAGGGTGCCGACATTGATTATGTCCTTTTCTTTTCAAGGTACGGTCAATGGGGTTACATCACTCATCCATTTTCAGGAAAGGTTAAATTGAATCAAAATGGTCATCTACGTTTCCATCAAAACTGTAAAAATTTTAATAGGATGTTTGCGCGCATTTAG
- a CDS encoding anti-phage dCTP deaminase, with translation MDEPQNIMEELLSQRSDFIFLGLTGRTGSGCTTTANILSSKSPGFPEIKDLSNDDAQFFKGMDTHRYEIVKKYADEKFPRFYAIKVSDFISASFMRTPEDDCVSFFVSILDIEKDKAENFFKEFNLSSWASSLKRYSEVIDYIFDQELNDIPCVDEAEFRALLLKYSSFSKKIKELIDQHFGVGSYVKLYQAAGNSIRRAGNISIGYDSKPFKIRFLHYLPEIINRVVKVLRRSHKKTNKSTCIVIDAIRNQYEAKYFQDRYASFYLVSVNAPNEDRTSYLRKVHKFTDDEIKRIDSKESGDLGKESVTKCGACGSKFKTDKDEVEKLFTQNVKACLEISDIHLFNPRKEPQNNNVLKAQLAWYISLMQHPGIVTPTSTERVMQIAYSAKLNSGCISRQVGAAVTNSDFSIKSIGWNDVADGQVPCNLRSLNGLKANFNPAIYSKYERTDEKFRTIALQKLSDFERSLAKSENALKGYNLSYCFKSIQNEVEGEKNQVHTRSLHAEENAFLQLAKSGSMGIEGGKLFTTASPCELCAKKAYQLGIKEIVYIDPYPGIARDHIIAIGDHPPKVTQFIGAVGNAYHRLYAPLMPYKDELQLLKG, from the coding sequence ATGGACGAACCTCAAAATATTATGGAAGAATTACTCAGTCAAAGAAGTGATTTTATTTTTCTTGGTTTAACTGGCCGAACAGGTAGTGGCTGTACAACAACAGCAAATATTCTGTCGAGTAAATCGCCTGGATTTCCAGAAATAAAAGATCTTAGTAATGATGATGCTCAATTTTTTAAGGGAATGGATACTCATCGTTATGAAATTGTAAAGAAATATGCTGATGAAAAATTCCCTAGATTTTACGCGATAAAGGTTAGTGATTTTATTTCTGCTAGCTTTATGCGGACTCCAGAAGATGATTGTGTAAGTTTTTTTGTTTCTATTTTAGATATAGAAAAAGACAAGGCTGAAAATTTTTTTAAAGAATTCAATCTTTCTTCTTGGGCTTCAAGTTTGAAAAGATATAGTGAAGTGATTGATTATATTTTTGATCAAGAATTGAATGATATTCCATGTGTTGATGAGGCTGAGTTTCGTGCATTGCTGTTAAAGTACTCCTCTTTCTCAAAAAAGATCAAAGAGCTGATCGATCAGCATTTTGGAGTAGGTTCATATGTAAAGCTTTATCAGGCCGCAGGTAATTCAATCAGAAGAGCTGGTAATATATCGATAGGGTATGATAGTAAACCATTCAAAATTAGATTTCTTCATTATCTACCAGAAATAATTAATAGAGTGGTAAAGGTTCTTCGCCGGTCACACAAAAAGACTAATAAATCTACGTGTATTGTAATTGATGCTATTAGAAATCAATATGAAGCAAAGTATTTTCAAGATCGATATGCTTCGTTCTACTTAGTTTCAGTTAATGCGCCAAATGAAGATAGAACTAGTTACTTAAGAAAAGTGCATAAATTTACTGATGATGAAATTAAACGTATAGATAGTAAAGAGTCAGGGGATCTAGGAAAAGAGTCTGTGACAAAGTGTGGTGCATGTGGTTCTAAATTTAAAACAGATAAAGATGAAGTCGAAAAGCTATTCACTCAAAACGTGAAAGCATGTTTAGAAATATCTGATATTCATTTGTTCAATCCAAGAAAAGAACCTCAAAATAATAATGTTTTAAAGGCGCAACTGGCTTGGTATATCAGTTTAATGCAACACCCTGGGATTGTTACTCCCACATCTACTGAGCGAGTAATGCAAATTGCCTATTCTGCTAAGTTAAATTCAGGTTGTATATCTAGACAAGTGGGTGCAGCAGTTACTAATTCTGATTTTTCAATAAAATCTATAGGTTGGAATGATGTTGCAGATGGCCAAGTACCTTGTAACTTGAGATCTTTAAATGGATTAAAGGCTAACTTTAATCCTGCTATTTATAGTAAATACGAAAGAACAGATGAAAAATTTAGAACTATTGCGTTACAAAAGCTTAGTGATTTTGAGAGAAGCCTTGCTAAAAGTGAAAATGCATTAAAAGGTTACAATTTATCCTATTGTTTTAAAAGTATTCAAAATGAAGTAGAAGGTGAAAAAAATCAGGTTCATACACGTTCACTGCATGCGGAGGAAAATGCATTTTTACAGTTAGCCAAAAGTGGCAGTATGGGAATCGAAGGCGGTAAATTATTTACTACAGCAAGCCCATGTGAACTTTGTGCTAAAAAGGCATATCAATTAGGGATAAAGGAGATTGTTTATATTGATCCTTATCCAGGTATTGCCCGTGATCATATCATTGCAATAGGCGATCACCCTCCAAAAGTTACCCAATTCATAGGCGCAGTGGGAAATGCTTACCACAGGCTTTACGCGCCTTTAATGCCATATAAAGACGAACTTCAGCTCTTGAAAGGTTAA
- a CDS encoding McrB family protein — protein MTDKEKFKEWVQTELDWPFKKKGISANSFRNYQSGLNRISDHLGNSIYAISSITELCSLVKLYSPQGKNADIGQSYNGAAIAGLKLWLNFQCAILLNHFTAQPQISAYVQDELSRYRLCQLFQMLHQKGFDWFCIRGKKSGPIRCGRKSVGNNTALAVLIRLETPETTGIKVLISSTYHEGISKSARELTDELLVELNEADYVASFLSRFPLKHKTLPKWPDEYVNRTWLLSWNPKHFSDGGEGSDSYQLDLNPGDKHRWTSSSKQPQLGDRIFLIRLGVEPKGIIASGEIIRTSFDDEDWRDSSKKRNYIEFEVEEHRPDLARGLLRQSELIRFFPQQQWSPQSSGIEINPSITEELEKLWVSNSSNFLIEEPVKMKFESLPTNKILYGPPGTGKTYNTINQALTIVEADFLQKGLSRTQLKAKFDEFVSSGQIVFTTFHQSFSYEDFVEGLRAESESGQLNYKIESGVFKQICERASEGVTETDDPFDQALTIFTDALASHDGLMTLKTITGKEFDVEYGGGNTLLVYPKSNQSLQNGYSASLALVRQLYRTGSKKGIYNPSYVDGVLRYLKSNCGLQDYKSQSINLPVKQFVLIIDEINRGNISNIFGELITLIEPSKRAGGAEALSVKLPYSKESFSVPSNLHIIGTMNTADKSLAQVDIALRRRFEFVEMMPNHELLEGIVIDGIDVAKLLKTINQRIELLYDREHTIGHSFFLPLKDDPTLERLARIFELEILPLLEEYFFEDWERVGQALGDHLKSDISLKFIEEKFTDASVLALMGNDWSQDGIRLYQRNNAALLNPEAYKGIYESQQG, from the coding sequence GTGACAGATAAAGAAAAATTCAAAGAGTGGGTACAAACAGAGCTCGATTGGCCTTTCAAAAAGAAAGGTATATCTGCTAATAGCTTTAGAAATTATCAATCAGGGCTCAACAGAATCAGTGATCATCTGGGAAATAGTATTTATGCTATTTCTTCAATTACAGAGTTATGTAGCCTAGTGAAGCTTTATAGTCCTCAAGGCAAAAATGCAGATATAGGTCAATCATATAACGGTGCTGCTATCGCAGGGTTAAAGCTTTGGCTTAACTTTCAATGCGCTATTTTACTCAATCATTTTACCGCTCAACCTCAAATATCGGCTTACGTGCAAGATGAACTTTCACGATATCGACTATGCCAATTGTTTCAAATGTTACATCAAAAAGGATTTGATTGGTTTTGTATAAGAGGTAAGAAAAGTGGACCTATCCGTTGCGGACGAAAATCTGTTGGTAACAATACAGCTTTAGCGGTATTGATTAGACTGGAAACACCAGAGACAACTGGCATCAAGGTCCTTATTTCTTCAACATATCATGAAGGCATATCTAAAAGCGCTAGAGAGTTAACTGATGAATTGTTGGTTGAACTTAATGAAGCTGATTATGTTGCTAGCTTTTTGAGTAGGTTTCCTCTGAAGCATAAAACTCTTCCTAAATGGCCTGATGAATATGTCAATCGAACATGGTTGTTAAGTTGGAACCCTAAACATTTTTCTGATGGTGGAGAGGGTTCTGATTCTTATCAGCTTGATTTAAACCCAGGTGATAAACATAGATGGACCAGTAGTTCAAAACAGCCGCAATTAGGTGATCGTATCTTTTTAATACGCCTAGGCGTTGAACCTAAGGGTATTATTGCATCAGGTGAAATTATCCGCACATCATTTGATGACGAAGATTGGCGCGATAGCTCAAAAAAGCGTAATTACATTGAGTTTGAAGTTGAAGAACATCGACCTGATTTAGCAAGAGGGCTGCTGAGACAGTCTGAATTGATCCGTTTTTTTCCTCAACAACAATGGAGCCCACAGAGCTCTGGCATTGAAATTAATCCATCGATAACTGAAGAACTAGAAAAGCTATGGGTTAGTAACTCAAGTAATTTTCTCATTGAGGAACCAGTCAAAATGAAGTTTGAAAGTCTCCCCACTAATAAAATTTTGTACGGTCCTCCTGGTACCGGTAAAACTTATAATACCATCAATCAAGCGCTTACTATTGTAGAAGCCGATTTTTTACAAAAGGGTTTATCCCGTACTCAATTGAAAGCAAAATTTGATGAATTTGTGTCTTCAGGTCAGATAGTTTTTACAACTTTTCACCAGAGTTTTAGCTATGAAGATTTTGTTGAGGGACTGCGAGCTGAATCTGAAAGTGGTCAATTAAACTACAAGATTGAATCTGGAGTTTTTAAGCAGATTTGTGAACGTGCTAGTGAAGGCGTAACTGAGACTGATGATCCTTTTGATCAAGCATTAACAATTTTTACCGATGCCTTAGCCAGTCACGACGGTTTAATGACATTAAAGACGATTACAGGAAAAGAGTTTGATGTAGAATATGGTGGAGGGAATACATTATTAGTTTATCCCAAAAGCAATCAGTCATTGCAAAATGGCTATTCTGCTAGTCTTGCACTTGTAAGGCAGCTATATCGGACTGGTAGTAAAAAGGGAATTTATAATCCATCGTATGTTGATGGCGTGTTGCGGTATTTAAAAAGCAATTGCGGCCTTCAAGATTATAAATCTCAATCTATTAATTTACCTGTTAAACAGTTTGTCTTGATTATCGATGAAATCAACCGTGGTAATATCTCAAACATCTTTGGCGAACTGATCACGCTAATCGAACCAAGCAAGCGTGCTGGTGGCGCTGAAGCTTTATCAGTGAAGTTGCCTTATTCAAAAGAGTCTTTTTCAGTCCCGTCTAATTTGCATATCATAGGTACGATGAACACTGCTGACAAATCATTAGCTCAAGTTGATATTGCGCTGCGTCGTAGGTTTGAGTTTGTAGAGATGATGCCAAACCATGAGTTGCTTGAAGGTATTGTTATCGACGGCATTGATGTCGCGAAGTTGCTTAAAACGATAAATCAGCGCATCGAGCTGCTATATGACCGTGAGCATACCATTGGTCATAGCTTCTTTTTACCACTAAAAGATGATCCCACCCTTGAGCGTTTGGCTCGTATTTTTGAGCTAGAAATACTGCCGTTGTTAGAAGAATACTTTTTTGAAGACTGGGAGCGTGTTGGGCAAGCACTAGGTGATCATCTCAAATCTGATATCAGCTTGAAGTTTATTGAGGAGAAGTTTACTGACGCTTCAG
- the hsdR gene encoding EcoAI/FtnUII family type I restriction enzme subunit R — MSINKAKLTETDIITKFIMPAITSAGWDDMTQIRQEVKLRDGKVIVRGQLGVRKTVKSADIVLYHKPSMPLAVIEAKANKHEVGKGMQQGLDYARLLEVPFIFASNGDGFIFHDKTKLGTSEEHNLESEIRLEDFPSPQDLWAKYCAWKGYTQAQLPIINQEYYDDGSGKHPRYYQLQAINKTVEAISSGKDRVLLVMATGTGKTYTAFQIIWRLWKSRAKKRILFLADRNILVDQTRINDFQPFETSMTKVTGRTVDPAYEIHLALYQALTGPEESQKAYKQVDPDFFDLIIIDECHRGSAADDSAWREILEYFKSAAQVGLTATPKETEEVSNSDYFGDPVYTYSLKEGIEDGFLAPYKVVRVDIDIDLQGWRPTKGQIDNNGEVIEDRIYNQKDFDRTMVIDERTQLVAETITNYLKRTDPMAKTIVFCNDIDHAERMRRAIVNLNPDQMAKSDKYVMKITGDDEIGKAQLDNFINPKKAYPVIATTSELMTTGVDAKTCKLVVLDQNIQSMTKFKQIIGRGTRIDDKYGKLWFTILDFKKATELFADERFDGTPEKVIKVTPSDVEDEDVDIDTIGDEFPGDDTDTSDDMPDDTINDSIDEHDIGNAGFDDGEWSEGDDESRKVHKYRVSGVTVSKVAERVQYYDSDGKLVTESFKDYTRKTMAKQFASLDEFVKRWNESDRKQAIIDELANEGIIWQALEDEVGKELDPFDMICHVVYGQPPLTRKERANNVKKRNYFTKYSETAQAVLDNLLVKYADVGVQEIESMQVLKVQPFNEIGSLSEIVKKGFGGKKQYEQAISELEAEIYQIHQQSA, encoded by the coding sequence ATGAGCATCAACAAAGCAAAGCTGACTGAAACGGACATTATCACCAAATTCATTATGCCAGCCATTACCAGTGCGGGTTGGGATGATATGACGCAAATACGCCAAGAGGTGAAATTGCGTGATGGCAAGGTGATTGTACGTGGTCAATTAGGCGTCCGTAAGACCGTAAAGTCGGCCGATATAGTGCTCTATCATAAACCCAGTATGCCGCTTGCCGTTATTGAGGCGAAAGCCAATAAGCATGAAGTGGGTAAGGGGATGCAGCAAGGGCTAGATTATGCTCGTTTGCTCGAAGTGCCCTTCATCTTTGCATCAAACGGTGATGGCTTTATCTTTCACGATAAGACCAAGCTTGGAACGTCCGAAGAGCACAACCTAGAGTCCGAAATCCGTTTAGAAGATTTTCCATCACCACAAGATTTATGGGCTAAATACTGTGCCTGGAAAGGTTATACCCAAGCGCAGCTTCCAATAATCAATCAAGAATACTATGACGACGGCAGTGGTAAACATCCTCGTTATTATCAACTGCAAGCTATCAATAAAACCGTAGAAGCAATTTCATCGGGTAAAGACCGCGTGCTATTGGTCATGGCTACTGGAACGGGTAAAACCTATACCGCATTTCAAATCATCTGGCGTTTATGGAAGTCTCGCGCGAAGAAACGTATTTTGTTCTTGGCCGACCGCAATATTCTGGTTGATCAAACCCGTATAAATGATTTTCAACCCTTTGAAACATCAATGACCAAGGTAACAGGTAGAACTGTTGACCCAGCCTATGAGATTCACTTAGCACTATATCAAGCGCTCACTGGCCCAGAAGAAAGCCAAAAAGCCTATAAACAAGTCGATCCAGACTTCTTTGATTTAATCATCATCGATGAGTGCCATAGAGGAAGCGCCGCTGACGATAGCGCCTGGCGTGAAATTCTCGAGTATTTCAAAAGTGCGGCCCAAGTAGGATTAACGGCTACCCCCAAAGAAACTGAGGAAGTGTCAAATTCAGACTATTTCGGTGATCCTGTTTATACCTACTCATTAAAGGAAGGTATTGAAGATGGCTTCTTGGCACCCTACAAAGTTGTACGGGTAGATATAGATATCGATCTACAAGGCTGGCGGCCTACTAAAGGCCAAATTGATAACAATGGTGAAGTGATTGAAGATCGTATCTATAACCAAAAAGATTTCGACCGCACCATGGTTATTGATGAACGTACTCAGCTAGTGGCAGAGACCATTACTAACTACTTAAAGCGCACCGACCCCATGGCAAAAACCATAGTGTTCTGTAATGACATTGACCATGCAGAGCGCATGCGCAGGGCTATTGTTAATCTCAACCCAGATCAAATGGCTAAAAGCGACAAGTACGTGATGAAAATTACGGGGGACGATGAAATAGGCAAAGCCCAACTTGATAACTTTATAAACCCGAAGAAAGCTTATCCTGTCATTGCTACAACCTCAGAGCTTATGACAACTGGAGTTGATGCGAAAACCTGTAAGCTGGTGGTGCTTGATCAAAATATCCAGTCAATGACGAAGTTTAAACAGATCATAGGTCGCGGCACCCGTATCGACGACAAATATGGCAAGCTTTGGTTTACCATTCTTGATTTCAAAAAAGCCACTGAGCTATTTGCTGACGAACGATTCGACGGCACTCCCGAAAAAGTCATTAAAGTCACGCCATCCGATGTTGAAGATGAAGATGTTGATATCGACACAATTGGCGATGAATTTCCTGGCGACGATACTGATACTTCTGATGACATGCCTGACGATACCATTAATGATTCCATTGACGAACATGACATTGGTAATGCTGGTTTTGACGATGGTGAATGGAGTGAGGGCGATGACGAGTCACGCAAAGTACATAAATACCGTGTATCAGGTGTTACGGTCAGTAAAGTCGCCGAGCGAGTGCAATATTATGATAGCGACGGCAAATTAGTTACCGAATCTTTTAAAGATTACACTCGAAAAACCATGGCGAAGCAGTTTGCTTCACTCGATGAGTTTGTAAAGCGCTGGAATGAATCTGACCGTAAACAAGCCATCATAGATGAGCTCGCCAACGAAGGTATCATCTGGCAAGCACTAGAGGATGAAGTTGGCAAAGAGCTAGACCCCTTCGATATGATTTGTCATGTTGTTTACGGCCAACCACCATTAACGCGCAAGGAGCGCGCAAATAACGTCAAAAAGCGTAATTATTTCACTAAATACTCTGAAACCGCGCAAGCTGTATTAGATAATCTTCTGGTAAAGTATGCCGACGTTGGCGTGCAAGAAATCGAATCCATGCAAGTGCTCAAAGTACAGCCATTTAACGAAATTGGCAGCTTAAGTGAAATCGTTAAAAAAGGCTTCGGTGGTAAAAAACAATACGAGCAAGCCATTAGTGAATTAGAAGCTGAGATTTATCAAATTCACCAGCAATCTGCTTAA